GCAGGCCGGTGATCGTGCCGCCCTTGAACGCGACGTCGAAAGCCGCGCCGAGGCCGCCTTTGGCCGCTTCCGCAGTTCTCACGTTCGCGCGAACGGCGACGAACATGCCGATGAAGCCGGTCAATCCGGAGAGCAGCGCGCCGATGAGGAAACCTACTGACGCTTCCCAGCCGTGGAAGACGATCGCGAGAACGATCGCGAGGATGATCGCGACCACCGCGATGGTGCTGTACTGGCGCTTCATGTAGGCCATTGCGCCTTCTTGGATCGCCGCCGCGATCTCGCGCATCTTGTCGTTGCCGTCTGACTTGCGCAATATCCAGGAGGTAAGGATAGCTCCGTAGATGATCGCAGCCAGCCCGCAGATGATCGCAAAGCCGATACCCATCTGCTCCATGGAGAAGTATTGGTGCATCATGTGATGATGTGAAGCCCTTCGTGGTGTCGCGGCGAGCGCCGCACGGCGATGAAGCGGAAGACATACCGGACGCGGTATGTGCGCGAATGGGTTGAAGTTTGCGGTCCGCCATGCGCCTCCTGCGGCGTGGGACGGAGGCTATGCCGGAAGGGTCGCTCGCGAGCGGCGGGAAGCGGCATCCGCGTGGCGAGATTCCTGAGCGCGCGAGCAGCACGCTTCGTGGCGGTGCTCTTCACCGCGACCGTTCTCACCCGGCTCTTCCTGCACTGGATCCCCGGCAACCCCATTCAGATATTGCTCGGCGAGCACGCGTCACATGCAGATGTGATCCGACTGACGCGGGATCTCGGTCTCGATCAGCCTTGGTACGTTCAACTCTTCGCATATCTCGGCCAAGTACTCCACGGCAATCTCGGCGTCTCGCTCGCCGACAACGAACCCGTTGTGAGCAAATTGGCGGCGTACTTCCCCGCCACGGTGGAGCTCGCGTTTTGCGCGATGGTCGTCGCGGTCGTGATGGGAGTTCCGGCCGGCATCATCGCGGCGCTGAATCATCGCACGTGGATCGACACGGCGATCTCGGTGCTCGTGCTCATCGGCGTCTCGGTGCCGGTCTTTTGGCTTGGCTGGATGCTGCTCTGGCTGATCGCGTACGAACCGAGCAAGTTGTGGCACTTGGATCTGCTGCCGATCGGCGGTCGCATCTCGTTGCGCTACGACGTTCCCGTGCGCACGCATTTCATGACCGTCGACGCGCTGCTCGCGCAGAACTGGCCGGCTTTCGGGGACGTGATCCGCCATCTCGCACTTCCGGCGATCACCCTCGGAACGATCCCGATGTCGATCATCGCGAAAATGACGCGCGCCGGCATGCTCGAGGTCATGCAGACCGACTACATCCGTACTGCGCGGGCAAAAGGTCTCAGCAGTTTCGCGGTCGTCGTGCATCATGGGCTGCGCAACGCCTTGATCCCGATCGTGACGATTGTAGGATTGCAGACGGGATTGCTGCTCGGCGGCGCGGTGCTCACGGAGAGTATCTTTGCGTGGCCGGGCGTAGGACGCCTCGCTTTTGAGGCGATCAGCAACCGCGACTATCCATTGATAAATGGAACGATTCTACTCTTCGCCGCGACGTTCGTGACGGTGAATCTCGTGGTGGACGTGCTTTACGCGGTGCTCAATCCTCGCATCCGATACGCGTAGTCGAATGTAGGGCGGGCCTTTACGGCCCGACGGCGCACCATAAAGATCCGCCGCCGGCGGACCATAAAGGTCCGCCCTACATGACGTCTGTCACAGGCCGGCGGCAGGTCGGCATGATACGATAGCCCCATGACCGACCGCACGATGGAGTTATCCGCCGGCGGGCGTCGTCCGTCGTCGCCGGCGCCTCTGCCGCGCAACGTCCACGCGACCCGCGTCTGCGGCCGCTGCATGGCCGGGAATTCGACCGGCGAGACATTTTGCAAAGTATGCGGCGATGAACTGCCGGCGCCGACAGAAGCAGCGCAGACCTTCGATCTCGCGACGCGAAGAATCATATCGCCGCCGCTCGTCGCGCAGTTGATCATCCACGAAGATGGCGTCGGCAGCGCCGGTGGAACTGCTTCCCTGAGCAAAGATGTCACGTTGATCGGCCGCGCTTCTCCGCCCGATCGCGTGTTTCCGGAGGTCGATCTGACAGGCGCCGATCCAGATGTCTACGTCTCGCGCCGTCATGCATTCATTCTGCGCCGCCACGACGGATTTGCGGTCGAAGACCTCGATAGCGCAAACGGTACCTACGTGAACGGGACATGTCGCCTTGCTCCGCACGTGGTCACCTTGCTCAAGGATGGCGACATCGTCACGTTCGGCCGGACCCGCTGCACGTATCGGATGGCGACGCCGAGCGCTTAAAAGCGGTGTTTCGGCTATTCCGGATAGAAGAGAAAATGGGGTCATTTGCGCAAAAAGGGAAAATATCCCGAGCGTAAGAAAGCGAGCCCTTAGCTTGAGTCTATGATGGACTCGGCACCGGGTTGTTGTTTGGTCGCGTTTGATACGGCTATGCAGCGACTCGTTTCGGCGTCTACATGGAGGCGGGCGCGTGGCGGACGTGCGGCGCGGGAGCGCAAGTCTTGCCGGTGGTCAGCAGAAGGACTGGATGACGTCCGGTGAAGTGGCGCGCGCTCTGAACATGACAAGAGCCGCCATCCGGCGTTGGGCGCGCGAGGGACTCGTCGACGCCATCAAGACACCGGGCGGCCAATATCGATTTCGACGCGAAGCGCTCGCCCGTCTCACCGACGTCAAACGGCTCCATCCCAACGGCGCTCCGAGTTCCGCCACGACACGCCGAGGCCGGTCATGACGTCGCGCACGCCGGTTCGAGACCGCTGCACGATCGCCGGCACAACGCTCACCCGCGAAGAGATCATCCATAAGTACCTGCACCTCGTGAAGTATGTCGCGGGCAGGATCTCGATCAATCTTCCCGCGCACGTCGAGATCAACGACCTCGTGAACGAGGGAATTCTCGGCCTCATCGACGCGATCAACAAATACGACGATTCGCGGGGCGTGAAGTTCGAGACGTATGCGATCACGCGCATCAACGGCGCCATCCTCGACGCGCTGCGCGCGCTCGACTGGGTGCCGCGAGCCGTGCGGCAGAAAGCGCGCGAAATGGAGCGCGTTTTCGCCGATCTTGAAGGCAAACTCGGCCGTGCGCCGGACGACGAAGAAGTGGCCGGAGGGCTCGGCATCTCGCTGCGCGACTACCACGCGCTCCTGCTCAAAGTGCGCGGCACGTCGATTCTCTCGCTCGAAGAATTTCTGCCGAACGAACGCGGCCACGATGTCGCGCTCGTCGATTCGCTCAAAGACGGTGGTCCGGATCCAACGTTCATCCTCGAATCAACGGAGATGAAGGGTGCGCTCGCAAGCGCCGTGGACAGCCTGCCGCCGCAAGAGCGGACCGTGATCTCGCTCTATTACTTCGAGGGCCTCACGCTCAAAGAGATCAAGAGCGTGCTCGACGTCTCGGAGTCTCGCGTTTCGCAAATCCACGCCCAAGCGGTGATCCGCCTCCGTTCGAAGCTCAAGGCGATGCATGTCGAGGGTGGTTTCCGCGAAGGCGACCCAAACGTCAAGCAGAAGTACGTCCGGAAAAAGCCGCAGACCGCCAGCTGACGGCTCTTCGCACGCGAATGGTCCGCGGGGTTTCCGGCGAAACCGCCCACGGTGCAGTGGCTTCAAAACTTCCGCGAGGGGCTTGCCAAGACTCGAGGCGAGCTCGCAGGTCATTGGAATGCGCTGATCGGCCGGCGTCTCGTCGACGATGAATTCTGGGATGAATTCGAGGAAACGCTCATCGGGGCGGACTTCGGCGCCGCCACCACGGGCAAGATCGTCGAAGACCTCAAGACGGCGGCCCAGCAGCGCAACCTGACCGCGGCCGACGACGTCATCAAAGCCTTCAGGCAAGACGTCTCCGAGTATTTGCAGCATCCGGCCATGGCGCCGTTGCGCGCCGCCGCCAAACCTCACGTCGTCCTCGTGATCGGGGTGAACGGCTCGGGCAAGACGACGACGATCGGCAAACTCGCGGCACAGGAGCGCAGGAGCGGCAAAACGGTGCTCCTCGTGGCGGGAGATACGTTTCGCGCGGCGGCTGCCGAGCAGCTCGCGATCTGGGGCGGTCGCGTGGGCGCGGACGTGGTGCGCCACAAAGAGGGGGCCGACCCGGCAGCCGTGATCTTCGACGGCCTGGCGGCTGCGAAGTCCCGCAAGATCGATACCGTCTACATCGACACGGCCGGGCGGCTGCAGACCAAACACAATCTAATGGAAGAATTGAAGAAGATCCGGCGCGTGATCGGCCGGGAAGTCGACGGCGCACCGCATGAGACCTTGTTGGTGCTCGACGCGACCACGGGTCAAAATGCGCTCTCCCAGGCGAAGCTCTTTCACGAGGCGACGCAAGTAACCGGGGTCGTGCTCACGAAACTAGACGGCACAGCGAAAGGCGGGATTATCGTCGCGGTGATGGACCAAGTCGATCTTCCGGTCAAGTACGTGGGCTTTGGTGAGAAGATCGAGCAACTCAACGCGTTCGATCCTCGATCGTATGTGGACGCACTATTTTGAGGGGTACAGCTGGTGTCGGAAAAGGATAAAGCTCTCGAGAACGCCCTCGCGCAGATCGAGCGGCAGTTCGGCAAAGGCGCGATCATGAAGCTCGGCGAGGCTTCCACCACAATCGCGATCGAGGTCGTGTCAACGGGGAGCATCGCCTTGGACGTCGCGCTTGGAGTCGGCGGCTTGCCGCGCGGCCGCGTGGTCGAGATCTACGGGCCGGAGTCGTCAGGCAAGACCACGCTCGCGCTGCACTGCATCGCGGAGGCGCAGCGAAACGGCGGCACGGCTGCGTTCATCGACGTCGAACACGCGCTGGATCCGTTGTATTCGTCCAATCTCGGCGTGGATCTGGACAATCTGCTCGTCTCGCAACCCGATACGGGTGAACAAGCGCTCGAGATCGCCGAGATGCTCGTGCGCTCCAACGCCATCGACATCGTCGTCGTCGACTCGGTCGCCGCACTCGTGCCCAAGGCCGAGATCGAAGGCGACATGGGCGACGCCCACGTCGGTCTGCAGGCCCGACTCATGTCGCAGGCGTTGCGCAAGCTCACCGCCGCCATCAGCAAATCGCGCACCACGATGGTGTTCATCAATCAGATCCGCGAGAAGGTCGGCGTGATGTTCGGCAACCCCGAGACCACGAGCGGCGGCCGCGCGTTGAAGTTCTATGCCTCAGTCCGGCTCGACGTGCGGCGCTTGGAGACGATCAAGTCCGGCACCGACGTCATCGGCAACCGCACGCGCGTCAAGGTCGTGAAGAACAAGGTCGCGCCGCCGTTCCGCGTGGCCGACTTCGACATCATGTACGGCAAGGGCATCAGCAAGACGGGCTCGCTCATCGACGTCGGACTCGAGCTCAACTTGGTCGGCAAGAGCGGATCGTGGTACACCTACGGCGACACGCGCATCGGACAAGGCCGCGAAAATTCGAAGACGTATCTCGAGGAACACTCCGACGTCGCCGACGAGCTCGAGACGAAGATCAGGGCCACGCTGCTCAAGCCGAACCAGCCGGCCGTCGACAACGGCAGCGCCCGCTACGCGGTCGTCGGCGAATAGCCGGCCGTGGACGACCCGCTCGCGGCGGTTAGCGTCCGCCCTGCCGACGGCACTCTCGCGGCAGCGGTCAAACTGCTTTCCGTGCGGCGTCTCTCCCGCGCGCAACTCGCTCAAAAGCTGCGCGACCGCGGCTACAATCCGGATTCGATCGATGCGGCCCTCGCTGAATGCGAACGCCGCAAGTATCTCGATGATCGCACATACGCACAACTCCTCCTGAAGAATCTGCTCGAGCGGCGCGCGCTCGGGTCGCTCCGGCTTTTGAACGAATTGATGCGGCACGGCGTCGACGGCGATCTCGCGCGCGCCGTCATCGCGGAGCTCGAGGATTCCGATGAAGCGCGTATCGACCAGGCCTTGGCAAAGCTCGAATCGGCCCGCCCGAATGACGGTTACGGGCAGCTCGGCCGGCGTCTGGAACGACTCGGCTTCGGCGCGCCGGCGATCGCCTCCGCACTGCGGCGCAGTTTTGCGCGTCGCGGTGACATGCCGGACCGCATCGAGAGCCTGGAATGAGCAGCGCGGTTCCGAACCGTTCGGTCGTGCGCGAAGATTTAGGCGGCGGCTTTCATTTTGTCGCCGACGGCACAAGCGAAGCTATCATCGGATCCGGTCTTCCGGATGGCTACGAAATGTGGCTGACGCCGGCATCGGTGAACGCGCGAAACCGCGCCGAACTGGCCGCGTGGGTGGAGCACCGCGCACACGGTGCAGACGCCCGCCTGCGCGGCGTGGATCAAGTGCACGGCACGATCGTCCTCGACGGTGCAGAACTTCGCGATGGGCGCAGGCGCGAGGCCGACGGGGTCAGCGCTTCCTCGGCCGACGACATTCCGGTCGTGATGGCCGCCGACTGCGCGCCGGTTTGGCTTGCAGATGTCTTCGCGCGCGTCTTTGTGCTCGTTCACGCCGGGTGGCGCGGCGTTCGGCGCGGCATCATCGAAGCTGGCGTTCGATCGCTTACATCGCATGGCGGCCGCCCCGAGTGTGCTGTCGCTGCGATCGGCCCGCATCTCCAGGCTTGCTGCTTCGAGGTCGGGCCGGAAGTCGCAGAGCAGTTCCCCGGGTTCACGCAGCCCGCCAGCACGCTGGTTGTCGAGCGGCACAGATCGGATAGCGTTGCCCTTGATCTCGCAGCCTCGATCGCGGCTGCGCTGCACGGCGCAGGTGTGCACACGATCAGCATTTGTGAGGCGTGCACCCGCTGCCGCGCCGACCTGCTGCACTCATACCGGCGCAACGGCAAAGGCGGCCCGCTCATGGCGGCGCTCGCGCTGCTGCCGCAAGCAGGTCTTTGACGATGGCGCGCGATTCGGATCGAGCGGCTAAAGCGCCGGCCACGCGC
The DNA window shown above is from Candidatus Eremiobacteraceae bacterium and carries:
- a CDS encoding ABC transporter permease — its product is MARFLSARAARFVAVLFTATVLTRLFLHWIPGNPIQILLGEHASHADVIRLTRDLGLDQPWYVQLFAYLGQVLHGNLGVSLADNEPVVSKLAAYFPATVELAFCAMVVAVVMGVPAGIIAALNHRTWIDTAISVLVLIGVSVPVFWLGWMLLWLIAYEPSKLWHLDLLPIGGRISLRYDVPVRTHFMTVDALLAQNWPAFGDVIRHLALPAITLGTIPMSIIAKMTRAGMLEVMQTDYIRTARAKGLSSFAVVVHHGLRNALIPIVTIVGLQTGLLLGGAVLTESIFAWPGVGRLAFEAISNRDYPLINGTILLFAATFVTVNLVVDVLYAVLNPRIRYA
- a CDS encoding FHA domain-containing protein — encoded protein: MTDRTMELSAGGRRPSSPAPLPRNVHATRVCGRCMAGNSTGETFCKVCGDELPAPTEAAQTFDLATRRIISPPLVAQLIIHEDGVGSAGGTASLSKDVTLIGRASPPDRVFPEVDLTGADPDVYVSRRHAFILRRHDGFAVEDLDSANGTYVNGTCRLAPHVVTLLKDGDIVTFGRTRCTYRMATPSA
- a CDS encoding MerR family transcriptional regulator yields the protein MADVRRGSASLAGGQQKDWMTSGEVARALNMTRAAIRRWAREGLVDAIKTPGGQYRFRREALARLTDVKRLHPNGAPSSATTRRGRS
- a CDS encoding FliA/WhiG family RNA polymerase sigma factor, whose product is MTSRTPVRDRCTIAGTTLTREEIIHKYLHLVKYVAGRISINLPAHVEINDLVNEGILGLIDAINKYDDSRGVKFETYAITRINGAILDALRALDWVPRAVRQKAREMERVFADLEGKLGRAPDDEEVAGGLGISLRDYHALLLKVRGTSILSLEEFLPNERGHDVALVDSLKDGGPDPTFILESTEMKGALASAVDSLPPQERTVISLYYFEGLTLKEIKSVLDVSESRVSQIHAQAVIRLRSKLKAMHVEGGFREGDPNVKQKYVRKKPQTAS
- the ftsY gene encoding signal recognition particle-docking protein FtsY; this translates as MQWLQNFREGLAKTRGELAGHWNALIGRRLVDDEFWDEFEETLIGADFGAATTGKIVEDLKTAAQQRNLTAADDVIKAFRQDVSEYLQHPAMAPLRAAAKPHVVLVIGVNGSGKTTTIGKLAAQERRSGKTVLLVAGDTFRAAAAEQLAIWGGRVGADVVRHKEGADPAAVIFDGLAAAKSRKIDTVYIDTAGRLQTKHNLMEELKKIRRVIGREVDGAPHETLLVLDATTGQNALSQAKLFHEATQVTGVVLTKLDGTAKGGIIVAVMDQVDLPVKYVGFGEKIEQLNAFDPRSYVDALF
- the recA gene encoding recombinase RecA, with amino-acid sequence MSEKDKALENALAQIERQFGKGAIMKLGEASTTIAIEVVSTGSIALDVALGVGGLPRGRVVEIYGPESSGKTTLALHCIAEAQRNGGTAAFIDVEHALDPLYSSNLGVDLDNLLVSQPDTGEQALEIAEMLVRSNAIDIVVVDSVAALVPKAEIEGDMGDAHVGLQARLMSQALRKLTAAISKSRTTMVFINQIREKVGVMFGNPETTSGGRALKFYASVRLDVRRLETIKSGTDVIGNRTRVKVVKNKVAPPFRVADFDIMYGKGISKTGSLIDVGLELNLVGKSGSWYTYGDTRIGQGRENSKTYLEEHSDVADELETKIRATLLKPNQPAVDNGSARYAVVGE
- a CDS encoding regulatory protein RecX yields the protein MDDPLAAVSVRPADGTLAAAVKLLSVRRLSRAQLAQKLRDRGYNPDSIDAALAECERRKYLDDRTYAQLLLKNLLERRALGSLRLLNELMRHGVDGDLARAVIAELEDSDEARIDQALAKLESARPNDGYGQLGRRLERLGFGAPAIASALRRSFARRGDMPDRIESLE
- a CDS encoding polyphenol oxidase family protein gives rise to the protein MSSAVPNRSVVREDLGGGFHFVADGTSEAIIGSGLPDGYEMWLTPASVNARNRAELAAWVEHRAHGADARLRGVDQVHGTIVLDGAELRDGRRREADGVSASSADDIPVVMAADCAPVWLADVFARVFVLVHAGWRGVRRGIIEAGVRSLTSHGGRPECAVAAIGPHLQACCFEVGPEVAEQFPGFTQPASTLVVERHRSDSVALDLAASIAAALHGAGVHTISICEACTRCRADLLHSYRRNGKGGPLMAALALLPQAGL